In a single window of the Rhinolophus ferrumequinum isolate MPI-CBG mRhiFer1 chromosome 21, mRhiFer1_v1.p, whole genome shotgun sequence genome:
- the AATK gene encoding serine/threonine-protein kinase LMTK1 isoform X2 has protein sequence MLTLSFLIARCAGTIRWASRWHLQEFENAEGEEYPAGFSAQGSPAATAQNGPDVYVLPLTEVSLPMAKQPGRSVQLLKATDLGRHSLLYLEEIGHGWFGKVFLGEVSSGIISTQVVVKELKASASVHEQVQFLEEAQPYRALQHGNLLQCLAQCTEVTPYLLVMEFCPMGDLKGYLRSCQVAESMAPDPLTLQRMACELACGVLHLHRNNYVHSDLALRNCLLTADLTVKIGDYGLSHGKYREDYFVTADQLWVPLRWIAPELVDEVHSNLLVVDQTKASNVWSLGVTIWELFELGAQPYPHHSDRQVLAYAVREQQLKLPKPQLQLTLSDRWYEVMQFCWLQPEQRPTAEEVHLLLSYLCAKGTTEAEEEFELRWRSLRPGGGGPGPGPGAACLALGGAGELAAASSFPLLEQFTGDSFHADCDDVLTVTETSRGLNFEYKWEAGRGAEAFPPPGGAPSPGHTAHLQELCAPDGAPPGVVPVLSAHSPSVGSEYFIRLEEPAPVAGHDLDCAGCAPSPLAAALTSQGSDRNEDSDGSAITSLAMEPLLGQAPPTTTSPWGHCDHYPCRSVTQDPPRLARPPSPKALMLAEPGLEDTAWGVATFCPPFFEDPLGTSPSGTSGAQRSLGKEEEPGEAEARRAAQQRHWSSNMSANNNSGSRAPESWDPGYAGGYMDGCPGRKQTLRAVPELGHPLAPEDPREPLLGPEGASFGQKPGLCLGLPHLCPAEGLAPATSLVTSPWTEAAVSGGNSPQTQPRLLEEAEGSAGPQLPLPSIPSPSQEGAPLPTEEASAPTALPALPTPASSWATAKEVAQTLDSGSSFLELEAQGSEDEDTTEATSGVFTDLSSDGLQAEKLDVMPAFRSLQKQVGTPDSLDSLDIPSSASDGGCEVFSPSVVGTSGGQPRALDSGYDTENYESPEFVLKETHEPCEPEVFGELASESESPGAESQLSASLSSFSEKNPYRDSAYFSDLDTEPETPVGPEKRGGGVPAPGPELDLESGQSSGLQPVQPSSESGVSGEAQSPGPREVPPLPLCEDSSLEPRACSTGPRPEPLWPQGPAQVPPVPRPGRSKTFLLTPVPPNSESHRPELQEAQGLLSALQERTGGPGTPRSPLCLALPGLPTAPEGRQEDDEDDSEDSEESDEELRCYSVQEPSEESEEEAPPVPVVVAESQSARNLRSLLKMPSLLSQAFCEDLERKKKAVSFFDDVTVYLFDQESPTRELGEPFPGAKESPPALLAGSPSSPSVPCRPRHAEGSPDGFAVEPGRRFEWDDGLPLTPSQQPALATPTAPSKAAAPRHFSRFTVSPAPASRFSITHVSDSDAGSVGGPAGGAGSSCKEA, from the exons ATGCTTACATTGTCCTTCCTGATTGCCCGCTGTGCTGGCACAATCCGGTGGGCCTCCAGGTGGCACCTTCAG GAGTTTGAGAATGCTGAAGGGGAAGAGTACCCAGCCGGCTTCTCGGCCCAGGGCTCCCCAGCGGCCACTGCGCAGAACGGGCCCGACGTGTACGTCTTGCCGCTCACCGAGGTCTCCCTGCCCATGGCCAAGCAGCCCGGGCGTTCAG TACAGCTGCTCAAGGCCACAGACCTGGGCCGGCACAGCCTCCTGTACCTGGAAGAGATTGGCCACGGCTGGTTCGGGAAG GTGTTCCTGGGAGAGGTGAGCTCGGGCATTATCAGCACTCAGGTGGTGGTGAAGGAGCTGAAGGCCAGTGCCAGCGTGCACGAGCAGGTGCAGTTCCTGGAGGAGGCGCAGCCCTACAG GGCCCTACAGCATGGCAACCTGCTCCAGTGCCTGGCCCAGTGCACAGAGGTGACACCCTACCTGCTGGTGATGGAGTTCTGCCCCATG GGGGACCTCAAGGGCTACCTTCGCAGCTGCCAGGTGGCGGAGTCCATGGCGCCTGACCCCCTCACCCTGCAGCGCATGGCCTGCGAGCTGGCCTGCGGGGTCCTGCACCTGCATCGCAACAACTATGTACATag TGACCTGGCCCTGAGGAACTGCCTGCTCACGGCCGACCTGACGGTGAAGATCGGCGACTACGGCCTGTCTCATGGCAAATACAGG GAAGACTACTTTGTGACGGCCGACCAGCTGTGGGTGCCGCTGCGCTGGATCGCGCCCGAGCTGGTGGACGAGGTGCACAGCAACCTGCTGGTGGTGGACCAGACCAAGGCGAGCAACGTGTG GTCCCTGGGCGTGACCATCTGGGAGCTCTTTGAGCTGGGCGCACAGCCCTACCCCCACCACTCCGACCGGCAGGTGCTGGCCTACGCCGTCCGGGAGCAGCAGCTCAAACTGCCCAAGCCCCAGCTGCAGCTGACCCTGTCTGACCGCTG GTATGAGGTGATGCAGTTCTGCTGGCTGCAGCCCGAGCAGCGCCCCACGGCGGAGGAGGTGCACCTGCTGCTGTCCTACCTGTGCGCCAAGGGCACCACCGAGGCGGAGGAGGAGTTCGAGCTGCGCTGGCGCTCGCTGCGGCCAGGTGGGGGTGGCCCAGGGCCCGGGCCGGGGGCGGCCTGCCTGGCACTGGGGGGCGCGGGCGAGCTTGCCGCCGCCTCGTCCTTCCCATTGCTGGAGCAGTTCACGGGCGACAGCTTCCACGCGGACTGCGACGACGTGCTGACGGTGACCGAGACGAGTCGCGGACTCAACTTCGAGTACAAATGGGAGGCGGGCCGCGGTGCGGAGGCCTTCCCGCCGCCGGGGGGCGCGCCGAGCCCGGGCCACACTGCGCACCTGCAGGAGCTCTGCGCCCCCGACGGCGCGCCCCCTGGCGTGGTGCCGGTACTCAGTGCGCACAGCCCCTCGGTGGGTAGCGAGTACTTCATCCGCCTGGAGGAGCCCGCGCCCGTCGCGGGCCACGACCTGGACTGCGCCGGCTGCGCCCCCAGTCCCCTTGCCGCAGCCCTGACCTCCCAGGGCAGCGACCGCAATGAGGACTCTGACGGCAGCGCGATCACCTCGCTGGCTATGGAGCCACTGCTGGGCCAGGCgccacccaccaccaccagcccctGGGGCCACTGCGACCACTACCCATGCAGGAGTGTCACTCAGGATCCGCCCCGCCTCGCGCGCCCTCCCTCTCCCAAGGCCCTGATGCTGGCAGAACCCGGACTGGAGGACACTGCCTGGGGTGTGGCCACCTTCTGCCCTCCCTTCTTTGAGGACCCGTTGGGCACATCCCCCTCTGGGACTTCAGGGGCCCAGCGGTCCCTGGGCAAGGAGGAGGAGCCAGGGGAGGCTGAGGCTCGCAGGGCTGCCCAGCAGAGACACTGGAGCTCCAACATGTCTGCCAACAATAACAGTGGCAGCCGAGCACCGGAGTCCTGGGATCCAGGCTACGCAGGCGGCTACATGGACGGCTGCCCCGGCAGGAAGCAGACTCTACGGGCTGTCCCTGAGCTGGGCCACCCTCTGGCCCCAGAGGACCCCAGAGAGCCTCTCCTTGGGCCAGAGGGGGCCTCCTTCGGCCAGAAGCCGGGTCTCTGCCTTGGTCTCCCCCATCTGTGTCCTGCTGAGGGCCTAGCACCTGCCACCAGCCTGGTCACATCCCCCTGGACAGAGGCAGCCGTAAGTGGGGGCAACAGCCCCCAGACACAGCCCAGGCTTCTGGAGGAGGCTGAGGGCTCTGCTGGACCCCAACTGCCCCTTCCATccatcccatccccatcccaaGAGGGAGCCCCGCTTCCCACTGAGGAGGCCAGTGCTCCCACCGCCCTGCCTGCCTTGCCCACACCTGCCAGCAGCTGGGCAACTGCCAAGGAGGTAGCCCAAACCCTGGACAGCGGCAGCAGCTTCCTGGAGCTGGAGGCGCAAGGCAGTGAGGATGAGGACACCACAGAGGCCACTTCAGGTGTTTTCACCGACTTGTCCAGTGATGGCCTGCAGGCCGAGAAGCTGGACGTGATGCCAGCCTTCCGCTCCCTGCAGAAGCAGGTGGGAACCCCCGACTCCCTGGACTCACTGGACATCCCATCCTCAGCTAGCGATGGTGGCTGTGAGGTCTTCAGCCCATCAGTGGTTGGCACCTCTGGAGGGCAGCCCCGAGCCCTGGACAGCGGCTATGACACAGAGAACTACGAGTCCCCTGAGTTTGTGCTCAAGGAGACGCACGAACCATGTGAGCCAGAAGTTTTCGGAGAGCTGGCCTCAGAGAGTGAGAGCCCTGGGGCCGAGTCTCAGCTCTCCGCCTCCCTCAGCAGCTTCAGCGAGAAGAACCCCTACCGTGACTCAGCCTACTTCTCCGACCTGGACACGGAGCCTGAGACCCCTGTGGGCCCAGAAAAGAGAGGAGGCGGTGTCCCGGCCCCTGGGCCAGAGCTGGATCTGGAGAGCGGGCAGAGCTCTGGGCTTCAGCCTGTACAGCCCTCCTCTGAGTCTGGGGTGTCTGGAGAGGCACAGAGCCCGGGCCCCAGGGAGGTGCCACCACTGCCATTGTGTGAGGACTCTTCCCTTGAGCCACGCGCctgctccacaggccccaggccagAGCCTCTCTGGCCCCAAGGCCCAGCCCAGGTGCCTCCAGTGCCCAGGCCCGGGCGTTCCAAGACTTTCCTGCTGACCCCGGTCCCACCGAACTCAGAGAGCCACCGCCCTGAGctccaggaggcccagggactGCTGTCAGCCCTGCAGGAACGGACAGGGGGCCCGGGCACCCCCAGATCCCCACTCTGCCTGGCCCTGCCAGGACTCCCCACAGCCCCGGAGGGCCGGCAGGAGGACGACGAGGACGACAGCGAGGACAGCGAAGAGTCGGACGAGGAGCTCCGCTGCTACAGCGTCCAGGAGCCGAGCGAGGAGAGCGAGGAAGAGGCGCCGCCCGTGCCCGTGGTGGTGGCGGAGAGTCAGAGCGCGCGCAACCTGCGCAGCCTGCTCAAGATGCCCAGCCTGCTGTCCCAGGCCTTCTGCGAGGACCTGGAGCGTAAGAAGAAAGCTGTGTCCTTCTTCGACGACGTTACCGTCTACCTCTTCGACCAG GAAAGCCCCACCCGGGAGCTTGGGGAACCCTTCCCGGGCGCCAAGGAGTCGCCCCCCGCGCTCCTGGCAGGCAGCCCCAGCTCCCCCAGCGTCCCCTGCCGGCCGCGACACGCTGAAGGGTCTCCCGACGGCTTCGCGGTGGAACCGG GCCGACGATTCGAGTGGGACGACGGCTTGCCGCTGACGCCGTCCCAGCAGCCCGCCCTGGCCACCCCCACCGCGCCCTCCAAGGCGGCCGCGCCCCGCCACTTCTCGCGCTTCACCGTCTCGCCTGCACCCGCGTCCCGCTTCTCTATCACGCACGTCTCCGACTCGGACGCCGGGTCCGTGGGAG GCCCGGCAGGAGGTGCTGGGAGCAGCTGTAAAGAAGCTTGA
- the AATK gene encoding serine/threonine-protein kinase LMTK1 isoform X1 encodes MSSSFFNPSFAFSSHFDPDGAPLSELSWSSSLAVVAVSFSGLFTVIALMLACLCCKKGGIGFKEFENAEGEEYPAGFSAQGSPAATAQNGPDVYVLPLTEVSLPMAKQPGRSVQLLKATDLGRHSLLYLEEIGHGWFGKVFLGEVSSGIISTQVVVKELKASASVHEQVQFLEEAQPYRALQHGNLLQCLAQCTEVTPYLLVMEFCPMGDLKGYLRSCQVAESMAPDPLTLQRMACELACGVLHLHRNNYVHSDLALRNCLLTADLTVKIGDYGLSHGKYREDYFVTADQLWVPLRWIAPELVDEVHSNLLVVDQTKASNVWSLGVTIWELFELGAQPYPHHSDRQVLAYAVREQQLKLPKPQLQLTLSDRWYEVMQFCWLQPEQRPTAEEVHLLLSYLCAKGTTEAEEEFELRWRSLRPGGGGPGPGPGAACLALGGAGELAAASSFPLLEQFTGDSFHADCDDVLTVTETSRGLNFEYKWEAGRGAEAFPPPGGAPSPGHTAHLQELCAPDGAPPGVVPVLSAHSPSVGSEYFIRLEEPAPVAGHDLDCAGCAPSPLAAALTSQGSDRNEDSDGSAITSLAMEPLLGQAPPTTTSPWGHCDHYPCRSVTQDPPRLARPPSPKALMLAEPGLEDTAWGVATFCPPFFEDPLGTSPSGTSGAQRSLGKEEEPGEAEARRAAQQRHWSSNMSANNNSGSRAPESWDPGYAGGYMDGCPGRKQTLRAVPELGHPLAPEDPREPLLGPEGASFGQKPGLCLGLPHLCPAEGLAPATSLVTSPWTEAAVSGGNSPQTQPRLLEEAEGSAGPQLPLPSIPSPSQEGAPLPTEEASAPTALPALPTPASSWATAKEVAQTLDSGSSFLELEAQGSEDEDTTEATSGVFTDLSSDGLQAEKLDVMPAFRSLQKQVGTPDSLDSLDIPSSASDGGCEVFSPSVVGTSGGQPRALDSGYDTENYESPEFVLKETHEPCEPEVFGELASESESPGAESQLSASLSSFSEKNPYRDSAYFSDLDTEPETPVGPEKRGGGVPAPGPELDLESGQSSGLQPVQPSSESGVSGEAQSPGPREVPPLPLCEDSSLEPRACSTGPRPEPLWPQGPAQVPPVPRPGRSKTFLLTPVPPNSESHRPELQEAQGLLSALQERTGGPGTPRSPLCLALPGLPTAPEGRQEDDEDDSEDSEESDEELRCYSVQEPSEESEEEAPPVPVVVAESQSARNLRSLLKMPSLLSQAFCEDLERKKKAVSFFDDVTVYLFDQESPTRELGEPFPGAKESPPALLAGSPSSPSVPCRPRHAEGSPDGFAVEPGRRFEWDDGLPLTPSQQPALATPTAPSKAAAPRHFSRFTVSPAPASRFSITHVSDSDAGSVGGPAGGAGSSCKEA; translated from the exons ACGGCGCCCCACTCAGTGAGCTCTCCTGGTCATCTTCCCTGGCCGTGGTGGCGGTGTCCTTCTCAGGTCTCTTCACTGTCATCGCCCTCATGCTGGCCTGCCTGTGCTGCAAGAAGGGCGGCATCGGGTTCAAG GAGTTTGAGAATGCTGAAGGGGAAGAGTACCCAGCCGGCTTCTCGGCCCAGGGCTCCCCAGCGGCCACTGCGCAGAACGGGCCCGACGTGTACGTCTTGCCGCTCACCGAGGTCTCCCTGCCCATGGCCAAGCAGCCCGGGCGTTCAG TACAGCTGCTCAAGGCCACAGACCTGGGCCGGCACAGCCTCCTGTACCTGGAAGAGATTGGCCACGGCTGGTTCGGGAAG GTGTTCCTGGGAGAGGTGAGCTCGGGCATTATCAGCACTCAGGTGGTGGTGAAGGAGCTGAAGGCCAGTGCCAGCGTGCACGAGCAGGTGCAGTTCCTGGAGGAGGCGCAGCCCTACAG GGCCCTACAGCATGGCAACCTGCTCCAGTGCCTGGCCCAGTGCACAGAGGTGACACCCTACCTGCTGGTGATGGAGTTCTGCCCCATG GGGGACCTCAAGGGCTACCTTCGCAGCTGCCAGGTGGCGGAGTCCATGGCGCCTGACCCCCTCACCCTGCAGCGCATGGCCTGCGAGCTGGCCTGCGGGGTCCTGCACCTGCATCGCAACAACTATGTACATag TGACCTGGCCCTGAGGAACTGCCTGCTCACGGCCGACCTGACGGTGAAGATCGGCGACTACGGCCTGTCTCATGGCAAATACAGG GAAGACTACTTTGTGACGGCCGACCAGCTGTGGGTGCCGCTGCGCTGGATCGCGCCCGAGCTGGTGGACGAGGTGCACAGCAACCTGCTGGTGGTGGACCAGACCAAGGCGAGCAACGTGTG GTCCCTGGGCGTGACCATCTGGGAGCTCTTTGAGCTGGGCGCACAGCCCTACCCCCACCACTCCGACCGGCAGGTGCTGGCCTACGCCGTCCGGGAGCAGCAGCTCAAACTGCCCAAGCCCCAGCTGCAGCTGACCCTGTCTGACCGCTG GTATGAGGTGATGCAGTTCTGCTGGCTGCAGCCCGAGCAGCGCCCCACGGCGGAGGAGGTGCACCTGCTGCTGTCCTACCTGTGCGCCAAGGGCACCACCGAGGCGGAGGAGGAGTTCGAGCTGCGCTGGCGCTCGCTGCGGCCAGGTGGGGGTGGCCCAGGGCCCGGGCCGGGGGCGGCCTGCCTGGCACTGGGGGGCGCGGGCGAGCTTGCCGCCGCCTCGTCCTTCCCATTGCTGGAGCAGTTCACGGGCGACAGCTTCCACGCGGACTGCGACGACGTGCTGACGGTGACCGAGACGAGTCGCGGACTCAACTTCGAGTACAAATGGGAGGCGGGCCGCGGTGCGGAGGCCTTCCCGCCGCCGGGGGGCGCGCCGAGCCCGGGCCACACTGCGCACCTGCAGGAGCTCTGCGCCCCCGACGGCGCGCCCCCTGGCGTGGTGCCGGTACTCAGTGCGCACAGCCCCTCGGTGGGTAGCGAGTACTTCATCCGCCTGGAGGAGCCCGCGCCCGTCGCGGGCCACGACCTGGACTGCGCCGGCTGCGCCCCCAGTCCCCTTGCCGCAGCCCTGACCTCCCAGGGCAGCGACCGCAATGAGGACTCTGACGGCAGCGCGATCACCTCGCTGGCTATGGAGCCACTGCTGGGCCAGGCgccacccaccaccaccagcccctGGGGCCACTGCGACCACTACCCATGCAGGAGTGTCACTCAGGATCCGCCCCGCCTCGCGCGCCCTCCCTCTCCCAAGGCCCTGATGCTGGCAGAACCCGGACTGGAGGACACTGCCTGGGGTGTGGCCACCTTCTGCCCTCCCTTCTTTGAGGACCCGTTGGGCACATCCCCCTCTGGGACTTCAGGGGCCCAGCGGTCCCTGGGCAAGGAGGAGGAGCCAGGGGAGGCTGAGGCTCGCAGGGCTGCCCAGCAGAGACACTGGAGCTCCAACATGTCTGCCAACAATAACAGTGGCAGCCGAGCACCGGAGTCCTGGGATCCAGGCTACGCAGGCGGCTACATGGACGGCTGCCCCGGCAGGAAGCAGACTCTACGGGCTGTCCCTGAGCTGGGCCACCCTCTGGCCCCAGAGGACCCCAGAGAGCCTCTCCTTGGGCCAGAGGGGGCCTCCTTCGGCCAGAAGCCGGGTCTCTGCCTTGGTCTCCCCCATCTGTGTCCTGCTGAGGGCCTAGCACCTGCCACCAGCCTGGTCACATCCCCCTGGACAGAGGCAGCCGTAAGTGGGGGCAACAGCCCCCAGACACAGCCCAGGCTTCTGGAGGAGGCTGAGGGCTCTGCTGGACCCCAACTGCCCCTTCCATccatcccatccccatcccaaGAGGGAGCCCCGCTTCCCACTGAGGAGGCCAGTGCTCCCACCGCCCTGCCTGCCTTGCCCACACCTGCCAGCAGCTGGGCAACTGCCAAGGAGGTAGCCCAAACCCTGGACAGCGGCAGCAGCTTCCTGGAGCTGGAGGCGCAAGGCAGTGAGGATGAGGACACCACAGAGGCCACTTCAGGTGTTTTCACCGACTTGTCCAGTGATGGCCTGCAGGCCGAGAAGCTGGACGTGATGCCAGCCTTCCGCTCCCTGCAGAAGCAGGTGGGAACCCCCGACTCCCTGGACTCACTGGACATCCCATCCTCAGCTAGCGATGGTGGCTGTGAGGTCTTCAGCCCATCAGTGGTTGGCACCTCTGGAGGGCAGCCCCGAGCCCTGGACAGCGGCTATGACACAGAGAACTACGAGTCCCCTGAGTTTGTGCTCAAGGAGACGCACGAACCATGTGAGCCAGAAGTTTTCGGAGAGCTGGCCTCAGAGAGTGAGAGCCCTGGGGCCGAGTCTCAGCTCTCCGCCTCCCTCAGCAGCTTCAGCGAGAAGAACCCCTACCGTGACTCAGCCTACTTCTCCGACCTGGACACGGAGCCTGAGACCCCTGTGGGCCCAGAAAAGAGAGGAGGCGGTGTCCCGGCCCCTGGGCCAGAGCTGGATCTGGAGAGCGGGCAGAGCTCTGGGCTTCAGCCTGTACAGCCCTCCTCTGAGTCTGGGGTGTCTGGAGAGGCACAGAGCCCGGGCCCCAGGGAGGTGCCACCACTGCCATTGTGTGAGGACTCTTCCCTTGAGCCACGCGCctgctccacaggccccaggccagAGCCTCTCTGGCCCCAAGGCCCAGCCCAGGTGCCTCCAGTGCCCAGGCCCGGGCGTTCCAAGACTTTCCTGCTGACCCCGGTCCCACCGAACTCAGAGAGCCACCGCCCTGAGctccaggaggcccagggactGCTGTCAGCCCTGCAGGAACGGACAGGGGGCCCGGGCACCCCCAGATCCCCACTCTGCCTGGCCCTGCCAGGACTCCCCACAGCCCCGGAGGGCCGGCAGGAGGACGACGAGGACGACAGCGAGGACAGCGAAGAGTCGGACGAGGAGCTCCGCTGCTACAGCGTCCAGGAGCCGAGCGAGGAGAGCGAGGAAGAGGCGCCGCCCGTGCCCGTGGTGGTGGCGGAGAGTCAGAGCGCGCGCAACCTGCGCAGCCTGCTCAAGATGCCCAGCCTGCTGTCCCAGGCCTTCTGCGAGGACCTGGAGCGTAAGAAGAAAGCTGTGTCCTTCTTCGACGACGTTACCGTCTACCTCTTCGACCAG GAAAGCCCCACCCGGGAGCTTGGGGAACCCTTCCCGGGCGCCAAGGAGTCGCCCCCCGCGCTCCTGGCAGGCAGCCCCAGCTCCCCCAGCGTCCCCTGCCGGCCGCGACACGCTGAAGGGTCTCCCGACGGCTTCGCGGTGGAACCGG GCCGACGATTCGAGTGGGACGACGGCTTGCCGCTGACGCCGTCCCAGCAGCCCGCCCTGGCCACCCCCACCGCGCCCTCCAAGGCGGCCGCGCCCCGCCACTTCTCGCGCTTCACCGTCTCGCCTGCACCCGCGTCCCGCTTCTCTATCACGCACGTCTCCGACTCGGACGCCGGGTCCGTGGGAG GCCCGGCAGGAGGTGCTGGGAGCAGCTGTAAAGAAGCTTGA